Genomic window (Mesotoga infera):
ACTTTTCTTGGGTTGATTAGGGCTTTCTTGACGGAATTCGTATGAAGCTCTACTTCAAACAATATGTATGCTTCCGATAGGTGCGACATGTTCTCTGAAATTGTGCTGGTTGAAGTTTTTCCCGAGATCTGTTCGAGAGCCTTCTGTATTTTTCTGTAGCTCAAGAGATTTCCGCTGTTCTTCAGAGCGTAGAGGGCGATTCTTCTTGTAAGCAGAGCGTCTCTGATATTCCAACGCTCTACGATGTCCCTGTATATGATGTCGTCGAAATATGCCTCGAGAATCTTTGTCCCGTTTTCTTCCGGGAAGTTCAAGAGAATCTCAGGAAAGCCTCCAGAATCCAAATAACCGAAAAGCAGATTCTTGATGAGATCACTTTTGAGTTCAACTGAAAGCGAAGAGACTTCGATTCCCTTCGATCGCACAAAGTCCGCAAATGAAAAGGGCAACAGAGTCAGATCTATGTGCCTTCCTGTCAACAGCGTTCCAAGCTCCTTGGAAGAAAGCTTTGAGGATGAGCCGATAACAATGAATTTGACCTCTCCGGACTCCCTGTAAGTCTCTATCCATTGCTCCCAGCCTCGTATATGCTGGATCTCATCGACAAACATGTAGGTTTTCCCAACGGGATTGACTCTCTGCCTGTAAAGCCTGTAGAGTTTTTCAAGAAGGACAGGTGTTTTCTCTTCCATCGAGAGAGAGACATCTTCAAGGTTCAAGAACAGAAAGGAGAGTTTATCAACAGATTCTAGGAGCTTTCTGTACACAAGCTTAAGAAGAGATGATTTGCCGGATCTTCGAGGCCCTCTTACGATCTGCACGAAATTGCTGTCAAGAAATTCTTCAATCTCACCGACCTCTCTTCTGTAAACAAGGTCCGGAAGGGATCGATCTTCCCAGTAATTCCATCTTGCAAGGACGGAAAACATCTGTTGATCTGTCATATTAACCACCTGTCAAGTAATGACCTTTATAACAAACACATTCTAGCATAAGTGACCAGTATATTGAACAGTATTTCAATTCATTTCTGTAGAGAGATTGTTATAGGAAATTCAAGGCCCCTTCGAAAGCCCAGATCCCGAAACAAGTTCGGGATGACAGAACAAGCAGTTACGAGGGTCGGTACGGGAATTATATAGTGAGAGTTTCACAGGAATGATGGATAGAGGAATTTCCAAAAAGCCATTGTCAGTTGACGCAGTAAGAGCTGCGGGAAAGCCACTAATGAATAACGATGTTTGATGATTTTCGGAAATTCCGGCAAACTCCGGGGTTTCCACACAACACTCTGCCAGATAGAATTACTTCTTTGTTGTAAAACTCCATATTGGACCAATCACCGGCAGCGAGCCCGCGTTCTTCGCAGCTATCTTCCAGTAATATGTCGTATTGGGAAGGAGACCGCTCTTGTTATAGGTATTGGTAGTTCTATTCGATATGAAAAGGGAAGGATTGTGAGATGTGGAAAGGTATAGATCGTACAATACCGCATCCCCGTCGGGATCTCCGCCTTCCCAAGACAAGAGAACTTCAAGATCAGTGTCCTTCGCGCCATTTGCCGGGGAAGGGTTCGAGGCAACGTTGGGGAATGACTTGACCGTTAC
Coding sequences:
- a CDS encoding ATP-binding protein; this encodes MTDQQMFSVLARWNYWEDRSLPDLVYRREVGEIEEFLDSNFVQIVRGPRRSGKSSLLKLVYRKLLESVDKLSFLFLNLEDVSLSMEEKTPVLLEKLYRLYRQRVNPVGKTYMFVDEIQHIRGWEQWIETYRESGEVKFIVIGSSSKLSSKELGTLLTGRHIDLTLLPFSFADFVRSKGIEVSSLSVELKSDLIKNLLFGYLDSGGFPEILLNFPEENGTKILEAYFDDIIYRDIVERWNIRDALLTRRIALYALKNSGNLLSYRKIQKALEQISGKTSTSTISENMSHLSEAYILFEVELHTNSVKKALINPRKVYSVDTGLRKAVVKPLTEDYGRDGENIVFLELLRRGYKVTFWKTDKTEVDFVASGKTGDLVINVTMSNLDDLDLRERELRGLLEFEGERSRRILLNSDIEDTLKIHDKTIELIPIWKWLLIEDFLPSR